From Cercospora beticola chromosome 6, complete sequence, a single genomic window includes:
- the NUC1 gene encoding nuclease (BUSCO:EOG092645MK) — MSKATLAIVAGASAAVGAATTAAIYGISRPKETVTNTIATSTTTSTTSKTAPPPPSPIPPIPQRDDPRHPMLPPVDPAGVFQYGFPGPVSDIRNAPSLTSSYNRATRNPHWVAEHITPQSLLIQNGDRRHSQFTEDASIPEKFRAKLKDYFRSGYDRGHQVPAADAKWSQEAMDGTFALSNMCPQVGEGFNRDYWAHFEDFCRRLTSYYPSVRIVTGPLYLPKRDPVDQKWKVSYEVVGHPPNVAVPTHFYKIIFAEDGKAGGKVSLGAFVLPNDKIPNDKPLADFEVPIEAVERASGLEFASLLPPARRKQLCKEVSCSVIIKEYAERQKAFTKSPAQIQPSPAQPPAHTPWGSR, encoded by the coding sequence ATGTCCAAGGCCACTCTTGCTATTGTAGCGGGCGCCAGCGCTGCAGTTGGAGCAGCCACGACAGCAGCCATCTACGGCATCAGCAGACCAAAAGAGACTGTAACGAACACAATTGCAACCTCGACAACTACTTCCACAACATCGAAGActgcaccacctcctccatccCCGATTCCACCGATTCCTCAGCGCGACGACCCGAGACATCCAATGCTGCCTCCTGTCGACCCTGCTGGTGTATTTCAATACGGTTTTCCCGGTCCCGTCTCAGATATTCGCAACGCTCCCTCGCTCACAAGCTCGTACAATCGCGCAACACGGAACCCACATTGGGTCGCAGAGCACATCACACCCCAATCTCTTCTCATTCAGAACGGCGATCGCCGGCACAGCCAATTCACAGAAGATGCCTCGATCCCAGAAAAATTCCGAGCGAAGCTGAAAGACTACTTCCGGTCAGGCTATGATCGTGGACACCAAGTTCCTGCCGCAGATGCGAAATGGAGTCAAGAGGCGATGGATGGCACATTCGCATTGTCAAACATGTGTCCGCAGGTCGGAGAGGGCTTCAATCGGGACTACTGGGCACATTTTGAGGACTTTTGCAGGAGGTTGACATCGTACTATCCTAGCGTGCGAATTGTCACAGGACCTTTGTATCTGCCGAAACGGGATCCCGTTGATCAGAAGTGGAAGGTCAGTTATGAGGTTGTTGGACACCCGCCAAATGTGGCTGTGCCGACGCACTTCTACAAGATCATCTTTGCAGAGGACGGGAAGGCTGGAGGGAAAGTGAGTTTGGGAGCTTTTGTGTTGCCCAACGATAAGATTCCGAACGACAAGCCGCTGGCAGACTTCGAGGTGCCCATTGAGGCGGTTGAGAGGGCAAGCGGACTGGAGTTTGCGAGTCTGTTGCCCCCAGCGAGAAGGAAGCAGCTGTGCAAGGAAGTGAGCTGCAGTGTCATCATCAAGGAGTACGCGGAAAGGCAGAAGGCTTTCACGAAGAGTCCGGCACAAATTCAGCCCAGCCCTGCGCAGCCACCTGCGCATACGCCTTGGGGTTCGAGATGA
- a CDS encoding uncharacterized protein (CAZy:GH76) — MKLPTLLAAPLVAQLCHAIDLNLDDPNSIKDAAKIAAQGMMKWYTGNSAPGGIPGLLPGPYYWWEAGAMFGAMIDYWYYTGDDTWNDITKEALLFQVGPGDSYMPPNQSKSLGNDDQAFWGIAAMTAAEVNFPNPEPDQPQWLALAQAVYNTQLARWDTATCDGGLRWQIFPLNTGYDYKNAISNGCYFNLAARLALYTGNASYLAEAEKTWDWMVGPVGMISQEYYVYDGSDADLGCTELSHLQWSYNAGVFLYGAAVMWNVTEGDTQAKWRTRTEGLLDGAIAIFFKNQIMIEVACEQGANCNIDQQTFKAYLSRWMAASVKVAPWTHDKIMPLIRQSALAAAKSCTGGDDGTTCGTDWLNGEWDGAFGVGQQMNALEVIQSNMIDAVSGPLGNGTGATSVGDVNAGTGGDEPYTVPGIITTADRAGAWVLTVLVVGGLSGTFFWMVV, encoded by the exons ATGAAGCTGCCTACTCTGTTGGCCGCACCGCTGGTGGCGCAACTATGTCATGCGATTGACCTGAACCTGGACGACCCGAATTCCATCAAAGATGCCGCCAAAATAGCAGCGCAAGGCATGATGAAGTGGTATACTGGAAACAGTGCGCCAGGAGGTATTCCAGGTCTACTACCAGGACCGTATTACTGGTGGGAGGCAGGCGCAATGTTCGGAGCCATGATTGACTACTGGTATTACACTGGCGATGACACCTGGAACGATATCACTAAAGAAGCGCTGCTTTTCCAAGTCGGTCCCGGTGACAGTTACATGCCTCCAAATCAGAGCAAATCTTTAGGCAATGATGATCAA GCGTTCTGGGGCATTGCAGCGATGACGGCGGCAGAGGTCAACTTTCCAAACCCAGAACCCGATCAGCCTCAATGGCTTGCACTGGCGCAAGCTGTGTATAACACCCAATTGGCGCGCTGGGATACCGCAACCTGCGACGGAGGCCTGCGCTGGCAGATCTTCCCGCTTAATACAGGGTACGACTACAAGAACGCCATCTCAAACGGCTGTTATTTCAATCTCGCCGCACGCCTGGCTTTGTATACCGGGAACGCGAGTTATCTGGCCGAAGCAGAGAAGACTTGGGACTGGATGGTCGGACCAGTTGGCATGATCAGTCAGGAGTATTACGTCTACGATGGTTCCGATGCAGATCTTGGTTGTACTGAGCTCAGTCACTTGCAATGGTCTTACAACGCTGGCGTCTTTTTATACGGCGCCGCTGTTATGTGGAATGTG ACCGAAGGAGACACGCAGGCCAAATGGAGAACACGGACAGAGGGTCTTCTGGACGGAGCCATTGCAATTTTTTTCAAGAACCAGATTATGATCGAAGTCGCTTGCGAACAGGGGGCCAATTGTAACATTGATCAACAGACCTTTAAGGCATACCTCTCTAGATGGATGGCAGCCTCGGTCAAGGTAGCACCATGGACGCATGACAAAATCATGCCTCTAATCAGGCAGTCAGCGTTAGCCGCTGCAAAGTCG TGTACTGGAGGTGACGACGGAACCACTTGCGGAACTGACTGGCTCAACGGCGAATGGGACGGAGCCTTCGGTGTCGGACAGCAAATGAATGCTCTCGAGGTGATTCAGTCGAACATGATCGATGCGGTCAGCGGCCCGCTCGGCAATGGAACTGGCGCGACGTCTGTAGGAGACGTCAACGCCGGGACAGGCGGCGACGAGCCGTACACAGTGCCTGGCATTATCACTACTGCAGATCGAGCCGGCGCTTGGGTCTTGACTGTCTTAGTCGTTGGCGGTCTGAGCGGTACCTTCTTCTGGATGGTGGTGTGA
- a CDS encoding uncharacterized protein (BUSCO:EOG09265PJ3), whose product MADAKQQIMEQVRQQVALANARALVEKVNEHCFERCVPKPGTSLSSGERTCYTACMEKYMSSWNVVSQQYLGHVQRQVGQGNQFAGV is encoded by the exons ATGGCCGACGCAAAGCAACAAATCATGGAACAAGTCCGACAACAAGTCGCTCTCGCAAATGCACGAGCACTCGTGGAG AAAGTCAACGAGCACTGCTTCGAGCGCTGCGTTCCCAAACCTGGTACTTCCCTATCGAGCGGCGAGCGAACCTGCTACACAGCCTGCATGGAAAAGTACATGTCATCATGGAATGTTGTGTCGCAACAATATCTCGGACATGTGCAGAGGCAAGTGGGACAGGGGAATCAGTTTGCTGGGGTATGA